The genomic stretch agagggaacaacgggagaaagaaagactggaaagagagagggcTGAGAAGGAGCGCATcgcaaaagaaagagaaagaatagcccgagagaaggagaggatggagagagagaaggagcgaTTAGAGAAGGAGAGACTTGAAAAAGAAAGGATTGccaaagagaaagcagaaaaagaaaagctggaGAGGGAACGCATCGccaaagaaagggaaagagtgGAGAGGGAACGAGTCGctaaggaaagagagagaatggcgagggagagggagaggatggagcgagaGAGGGCCGAAAAGGAACGAGTGGccaaagaaagagcagaaaaagaaaagcaagagagagaacgAAGAGAAAGGATCgccagggagagagagagagcagaaaaggaaagactggaaaaagaaaggctagcgagagagagggaacagatggagagagcagcaagagagaaggaagagagggaaaagatggagagggagcGCATCGCCAGGGAAAGGGCAAGAATCGCTCAGGAGAAGGAGAGATTAGAGaaggaaagagcagaaaaggagagggcagcgagggaggagagggagaggatggagaaagaACGAACGGAAAGAGAGAGGATCGCCCGGGAGAAGGAAAGAATCCAACAGgtgagagcagaaaaagaaaggctggagaaagagaaggcGGCGAGGGAGACGTCTGAGCGCCAACGGGCCGAGAAGGAGAAAGCAGCTCGAGAGAGGGAGCTGAGGCTCGCCAGAGAAAACGCCGCTCAGGACAAGATGGAGgcggagaggcagagagagagggaacacATAACCGTGAAGACGGAAGTGAAGAAACAAGAGCCTCTGGAGAGGAAGACGAACGCCTCGCAGCCCAAAGCTCCGGCGGcggtggagagagggagcgtGTCAGCggtcaggagagagaggagtgtggcGGAGGAGAAGATGGCTGCAGACGGGAAGAAGAAGTGACGCCACGGCGCTGAGCTGCTCTGTCATAAATGGTGCTAgaactctgattggctgcagggtgaaAGGGGGCGTGTCCTCCCCTGTGACGGTGAAAAACAACGTGTCAATTACTCAAACTGTCGTCACAGCAGAGGTTTTTCCTGCTTCAGtcaaccacacactcacacctaacTGTCCCTCACAGGCCACCATCCTGCTGACTCACATCCCACACGTCCTCATACTTCAGTGACGGGGGGGGggtcacttcactgtcacaTGGTTAGCGCTAAGTCACTCAAACTACTCCAACGTTACGTAACTTAAATACATCACCTAAGTTAAATAAGTCGACATTACAggttttcttgctctttacactacgtcacctgacttcctccttcgCTCCCGTCATAATCAGTACGACCACTAGAGGTCGCCACATCTCGGTCCGGACAGCCAGCTCGTACAGACGAGCTCAGCGGGTCAGCGGGGACATGGTGGCGAGGTGGCGATCTGTTTGCTGAAAGCAGATTTCTCCCTGCTGTCGGCCTGCAGGGGGCGCCTGCCTTCAGTTTGCATGATGAGTTGATGTAActgtagaaa from Chaetodon auriga isolate fChaAug3 chromosome 21, fChaAug3.hap1, whole genome shotgun sequence encodes the following:
- the LOC143314460 gene encoding uncharacterized protein LOC143314460 is translated as MKLPKDATAGETAAANNTTRDRPVRGSTLRSALREELRMIHEKMEAKRIARIAVAEIRAFLAEEEQEREAAWVLKMKTLEAAQEQLREERRSEAERVEKEKAEKERMEKEKAEKERMEKERMEKEKVEKERAEKERMEKEKAEKEKAEKERAEKERMEKEKAEKERAEKERMEKERMEKEKVEKERAEKERMEKEKAEKERMEKERMEKERMEREKAEKERMAREAKEKAEKERLAREKAEKERQEMERLAKEKAAREERERERVEKEKMERERLAREQERAAKEKAEREQREKERLERERAEKERIAKERERIAREKERMEREKERLEKERLEKERIAKEKAEKEKLERERIAKERERVERERVAKERERMARERERMERERAEKERVAKERAEKEKQERERRERIARERERAEKERLEKERLAREREQMERAAREKEEREKMERERIARERARIAQEKERLEKERAEKERAAREERERMEKERTERERIAREKERIQQVRAEKERLEKEKAARETSERQRAEKEKAARERELRLARENAAQDKMEAERQREREHITVKTEVKKQEPLERKTNASQPKAPAAVERGSVSAVRRERSVAEEKMAADGKKK